A portion of the Wenzhouxiangella sp. XN24 genome contains these proteins:
- a CDS encoding DUF2066 domain-containing protein: MLIQRIRPALWLALATAFVLGFGHPAGAASVAGLYEAEAAFEGEREAGFRAALAQVLVRVTGRRDVVDRPAVEPLLDDAAAYVQQFRQPGPGRLWAAFDGVAVERELARLGLPVWGVERPGTLLWIAVDAGGGERFVVASGDEVPAESAIRQQVLDAAARRGIPVVFPLMDAEDRSRASFAEVWGGFEDSIRDASARYGVDAVLVGRLSADDLGYGRWTFYGADGVARWSGDVGASIDRLADRFAARFAVVTTGAAREVRLAVSGVETIADYGRVSRFLGSLTAVERVGVERVEQDRIVYRIELRGGADALGEAVRLDGLLRADDTAGPEYELNYRVAR; encoded by the coding sequence GTGCTCATTCAACGCATTCGTCCAGCACTCTGGCTGGCGCTGGCCACGGCGTTCGTCCTCGGCTTCGGTCATCCGGCCGGAGCCGCCAGCGTGGCAGGGCTCTACGAGGCCGAAGCCGCTTTCGAGGGCGAGCGTGAAGCCGGCTTCCGCGCCGCCCTCGCGCAGGTGCTGGTGCGCGTCACCGGACGGCGGGATGTCGTCGATCGCCCCGCTGTCGAGCCGCTGCTGGACGATGCGGCAGCCTATGTGCAGCAGTTCCGGCAGCCGGGCCCCGGGCGTCTCTGGGCCGCTTTCGACGGCGTCGCGGTCGAGCGGGAACTGGCCCGCCTCGGGCTGCCGGTCTGGGGCGTGGAACGGCCGGGTACCCTGCTTTGGATCGCGGTGGACGCGGGGGGCGGGGAGCGCTTCGTGGTCGCATCGGGTGACGAGGTGCCGGCGGAGTCGGCGATTCGTCAGCAGGTGCTGGACGCGGCGGCGCGACGTGGGATCCCCGTGGTGTTCCCGCTGATGGATGCGGAAGACCGCTCCAGGGCGTCCTTCGCGGAGGTATGGGGCGGCTTCGAGGATTCGATCCGGGACGCGTCGGCGAGATATGGCGTCGATGCCGTGCTGGTGGGTCGCCTGTCCGCGGACGACCTCGGTTATGGTCGCTGGACGTTCTATGGCGCCGACGGCGTGGCACGCTGGAGCGGCGATGTCGGCGCGAGCATCGACCGTCTCGCGGATCGCTTCGCGGCGCGGTTCGCGGTCGTGACAACCGGGGCGGCACGCGAGGTCCGGCTCGCGGTGTCCGGGGTGGAGACGATCGCCGACTACGGTCGGGTGAGCCGCTTTCTCGGCAGCCTGACCGCCGTCGAACGGGTCGGTGTCGAGCGCGTCGAGCAGGACCGGATCGTCTACCGCATCGAATTGCGCGGTGGCGCGGATGCGCTAGGCGAGGCCGTGCGTCTCGACGGCCTGTTGCGGGCGGACGATACGGCGGGGCCGGAATACGAACTCAATTACCGCGTGGCCCGGTGA
- the purM gene encoding phosphoribosylformylglycinamidine cyclo-ligase yields MKDVSSLTYKDAGVDIDAGNALVERIKPAVIATHRPGVLSGIGGFGGLFEIPSGYRRPVLVAGTDGVGTKLKLAIETGRHGGVGIDLVAMCANDVIVQGAEPLFFLDYYATGRLDVDAAAAVIEGIATGCKLAGAALLGGETAELPGFYAGEDYDLAGFCVGIVEHERIIDGSRVAAGDAVIGIASSGLHSNGYSLARKVLEVSGAAQDMLLDGEALIERLLAPTRIYVKPLLALMAEFEVCAMAHITGGGLPENLPRALPEGLMATIDTRSWRRPELFDWLQSAGGIADAELYRTFNCGMGMALVVRPEVANEAVALLEAQGERAWIAGRIDAGERRVVLAG; encoded by the coding sequence ATGAAAGACGTCTCATCGCTGACGTACAAGGACGCCGGCGTGGATATCGACGCCGGCAACGCGCTCGTGGAGCGCATCAAGCCGGCCGTGATCGCCACGCACAGACCCGGGGTGCTGTCCGGCATCGGCGGCTTCGGCGGCCTGTTCGAGATTCCGTCCGGCTACCGGCGGCCCGTACTCGTGGCGGGCACGGACGGTGTCGGTACCAAGCTCAAGCTGGCGATCGAGACGGGGCGTCATGGCGGCGTCGGGATCGACCTCGTCGCGATGTGCGCCAACGACGTCATCGTGCAGGGCGCAGAACCGCTTTTCTTCCTCGACTATTACGCCACGGGCCGGCTCGATGTGGATGCGGCGGCGGCTGTCATCGAGGGCATCGCGACCGGATGCAAGCTGGCGGGCGCCGCCCTGCTGGGCGGCGAGACCGCGGAGCTGCCGGGGTTCTATGCCGGCGAGGACTATGACCTGGCGGGTTTTTGCGTCGGCATCGTGGAACATGAGCGGATCATCGACGGCAGCCGCGTCGCCGCGGGCGACGCGGTGATCGGCATCGCCTCCTCCGGGCTGCACTCGAACGGCTACTCGCTGGCCCGCAAGGTCCTGGAAGTCAGCGGCGCCGCCCAAGACATGCTGCTGGACGGCGAAGCGCTGATCGAGCGGCTGCTGGCGCCCACGCGAATTTATGTCAAACCGCTGCTGGCCCTGATGGCAGAGTTCGAAGTTTGCGCGATGGCACACATAACGGGTGGCGGCCTGCCGGAAAACCTGCCACGCGCCCTGCCCGAGGGACTCATGGCGACCATCGATACACGCAGCTGGCGGCGTCCGGAATTGTTCGACTGGCTGCAGTCGGCCGGCGGCATCGCGGATGCGGAGTTGTACAGGACGTTCAACTGCGGCATGGGCATGGCGCTGGTGGTGCGTCCCGAGGTGGCGAACGAGGCCGTGGCCCTGCTCGAGGCGCAGGGTGAGCGCGCCTGGATCGCCGGGCGCATCGACGCGGGAGAACGCCGGGTGGTGCTCGCCGGATGA
- the purN gene encoding phosphoribosylglycinamide formyltransferase: protein MNRAPLGIAVLVSGHGSNLQALLDAAAAGRLNAEFRLVASDRPDARGLARARDAGIRAVAIPPSDYPDRAAWNAALEALLRESGADLVVLAGFMRVLGASLVAAWAGRMLNVHPSLLPLYRGLHTHRRALKDRQPVHGTSIHFVTEELDGGPVILQAQVAVRPDDTEESLAQRVQAREHEIYPQVVEWMASGRLEWRDGGPWLDGRPLDAPRRV from the coding sequence ATGAACCGTGCGCCGCTCGGCATCGCAGTGCTCGTTTCCGGTCATGGCAGCAATCTCCAGGCGCTGCTCGACGCCGCGGCGGCGGGCCGGCTCAACGCCGAATTCCGCCTCGTGGCCAGCGACAGGCCGGACGCGCGGGGCCTGGCGCGCGCCCGCGATGCAGGCATTCGGGCGGTCGCCATCCCGCCCTCCGACTATCCCGACCGCGCCGCCTGGAACGCCGCGCTGGAGGCATTGTTGCGCGAATCCGGCGCGGACCTGGTCGTGCTGGCGGGCTTCATGCGCGTGCTCGGAGCGTCCCTCGTCGCGGCCTGGGCCGGCCGGATGCTGAACGTCCACCCCTCCCTGTTGCCCCTCTATCGTGGCCTGCATACCCATCGGCGCGCCCTGAAGGACCGCCAACCCGTGCACGGCACGAGCATTCATTTCGTCACGGAGGAACTGGATGGCGGCCCGGTGATTCTCCAGGCGCAGGTCGCGGTCCGGCCCGACGACACCGAGGAAAGCCTGGCGCAACGCGTCCAGGCGCGCGAGCACGAGATCTACCCGCAGGTCGTCGAATGGATGGCCAGCGGCCGCCTGGAATGGCGTGACGGCGGACCGTGGCTGGACGGCCGGCCGCTGGATGCGCCGCGACGCGTCTAG
- the dcd gene encoding dCTP deaminase — MSIKSDRWIREMAASAGMIEPFEPGQVRAVDGRKIVSYGTSSYGYDVRCAPDFKIFTNINSAVVDPKAFDASSFVDVRGDVCIIPPNSFALAHTVEYFRIPRKVLTICLGKSTYARCGIIVNVTPLEPEWEGHVTLEFSNTTPLPAKIYANEGVAQMLFLESDEECEVSYADRGGKYQGQRGVTLPKA, encoded by the coding sequence TTGAGCATCAAGTCGGACAGGTGGATCCGCGAGATGGCGGCATCCGCCGGCATGATCGAGCCTTTCGAGCCCGGCCAGGTGCGGGCCGTGGACGGGCGCAAGATCGTCAGCTACGGCACCTCGAGCTACGGTTACGACGTACGTTGCGCCCCGGATTTCAAGATTTTCACCAATATCAACTCCGCGGTGGTGGACCCGAAAGCGTTCGATGCCTCGAGTTTCGTCGATGTCCGCGGTGACGTGTGCATCATCCCGCCGAATTCTTTTGCGCTCGCCCACACCGTCGAGTACTTCCGCATCCCGCGCAAGGTCCTCACGATCTGCCTCGGCAAGAGCACCTACGCTCGCTGCGGCATCATCGTGAACGTCACGCCGCTCGAGCCCGAGTGGGAAGGCCACGTGACCCTCGAGTTCTCCAACACGACGCCGTTGCCCGCGAAGATCTACGCCAACGAGGGCGTGGCGCAGATGCTGTTCCTGGAGTCGGACGAGGAGTGCGAGGTGTCGTACGCCGACCGTGGCGGGAAGTACCAGGGCCAGCGCGGCGTGACGCTGCCGAAAGCCTAG
- the apbC gene encoding iron-sulfur cluster carrier protein ApbC produces MTQATIDGARALLAQRIDPIIEQDLVSAGAVADITLENGVLGVVLRFGFPADRYEKELQAEFGKLFADLAGVDSVRVEVQWDVETRSVQPGLQPLAGIRNIIAVSSGKGGVGKSTTAVNLALALAAEGAKVGILDADIYGPSQPRMLGLSGRKPTSTDGKRIHPLEAFGIYCMSIGFLIDEDQPMIWRGPMVTQALQQLLGETNWGDIDYLIVDMPPGTGDIQLTLSQRVPVSGAVIVTTPQDIALLDARKGLRMFEKVKVPVLGIVENMSLHICSNCGHQEPIFGSGGGERMAEQYGVPLLGNLPLDINIREEADAGQPSVVADPDGPAARAYLDIARRMCARLAAGGNMPGAKFPTISFEDD; encoded by the coding sequence ATGACCCAGGCAACTATCGACGGCGCGCGCGCGCTGTTGGCGCAACGAATCGACCCTATCATCGAGCAAGACCTGGTTTCGGCCGGGGCGGTGGCGGACATCACCCTCGAGAACGGCGTGCTCGGCGTCGTGTTGCGGTTCGGCTTTCCTGCCGACCGCTATGAAAAGGAACTGCAGGCCGAGTTCGGCAAGCTGTTCGCCGACCTCGCAGGCGTCGACAGCGTGCGGGTCGAGGTCCAGTGGGACGTGGAAACCCGCTCCGTGCAGCCCGGATTGCAGCCGCTGGCGGGGATCCGCAACATCATCGCGGTGTCCTCCGGCAAGGGCGGCGTCGGCAAGTCCACGACCGCAGTGAACCTTGCGCTCGCCCTCGCGGCCGAAGGCGCGAAGGTCGGTATTCTCGACGCCGACATCTACGGCCCGAGCCAGCCGCGCATGCTCGGCCTGTCCGGTCGCAAGCCGACCAGCACCGACGGCAAGCGGATCCATCCGCTGGAGGCCTTCGGAATCTACTGCATGTCGATCGGCTTTTTGATCGACGAAGACCAGCCGATGATCTGGCGCGGCCCGATGGTGACCCAGGCGCTCCAGCAGCTGCTCGGCGAGACGAACTGGGGCGATATCGATTACCTGATCGTCGACATGCCGCCGGGTACGGGCGATATCCAGCTGACGCTCTCCCAGCGCGTTCCGGTCAGCGGTGCCGTGATCGTCACGACCCCCCAGGACATCGCCCTGCTCGATGCGCGCAAGGGCCTGCGGATGTTCGAGAAGGTAAAGGTCCCCGTGCTGGGCATCGTGGAGAACATGAGCCTGCATATCTGCTCCAACTGCGGCCACCAGGAGCCGATTTTCGGCTCCGGGGGCGGGGAGCGCATGGCGGAGCAGTACGGCGTGCCGCTGCTCGGCAACCTGCCCCTGGACATCAACATTCGCGAGGAGGCCGATGCCGGGCAGCCCTCGGTCGTGGCGGACCCCGACGGTCCCGCCGCACGCGCCTATCTCGACATCGCGCGTCGCATGTGCGCCCGGCTCGCCGCCGGCGGCAACATGCCCGGCGCGAAGTTCCCGACCATCAGCTTCGAGGACGATTGA